From Neobacillus sp. PS2-9, the proteins below share one genomic window:
- a CDS encoding electron transfer flavoprotein subunit alpha/FixB family protein yields the protein MTRKVLVLGEVRDGSLRNVSFEAVAAAKTVAEGGEVVGVLVGESVSALGAELVQYGADRVVVVEHENLKQYSSDGYAQALLAVIDQEKPEGLVFGHTALGKDLSPRIAGKLSSGLISDATAVETAGGNIVFTRPIYSGKAFEKKIVTDGVIFATVRPNNIAPLAKDESRSGEVSSLSVEIKDLRAIIKEVVRKASEGVDLSEAKVVISGGRGVKSAEGFKPLKELADVLGGAVGASRGACDADYCDYSLQIGQTGKVVTPDLYIACGISGAIQHLAGMSNSKVIVAINKDPEANIFKVADYGIVGDLFEVVPLLTEEFKKLKVHS from the coding sequence ATGACTAGAAAAGTATTGGTATTAGGAGAAGTTCGTGACGGATCATTACGTAATGTATCTTTCGAAGCTGTTGCAGCAGCAAAAACAGTTGCAGAGGGCGGAGAAGTTGTTGGTGTATTAGTGGGCGAATCTGTAAGCGCTTTAGGTGCGGAGTTAGTTCAATACGGGGCTGACCGTGTAGTGGTAGTTGAGCATGAGAATTTAAAACAATATTCTTCTGATGGTTATGCTCAAGCCTTATTAGCTGTCATTGATCAAGAGAAGCCTGAAGGATTAGTGTTTGGTCATACTGCATTAGGAAAAGACCTTTCACCAAGGATTGCTGGTAAGCTCTCATCGGGTCTAATCTCCGATGCAACAGCAGTAGAGACAGCGGGTGGAAACATTGTATTTACTAGACCAATTTATTCTGGTAAAGCATTTGAAAAGAAAATTGTAACAGACGGCGTAATTTTTGCTACCGTACGTCCGAACAATATTGCCCCATTAGCAAAAGATGAAAGCAGAAGCGGTGAGGTTTCCTCACTATCTGTGGAAATTAAAGACCTTCGTGCAATTATTAAAGAAGTAGTAAGAAAAGCAAGTGAAGGTGTGGATCTAAGTGAGGCTAAAGTAGTTATTTCTGGCGGCCGTGGTGTGAAAAGTGCAGAAGGATTCAAACCGCTAAAAGAACTTGCTGACGTACTAGGAGGAGCAGTTGGTGCTTCTCGAGGTGCATGTGATGCCGACTATTGTGATTATTCCTTACAAATTGGGCAAACAGGAAAGGTTGTAACTCCCGATCTATACATTGCCTGCGGTATTTCAGGTGCAATCCAGCATTTAGCCGGTATGTCTAACTCGAAAGTGATTGTTGCCATTAACAAGGATCCAGAAGCCAACATTTTCAAAGTGGCAGATTACGGAATCGTTGGTGACCTTTTCGAGGTTGTACCTTTACTAACAGAAGAGTTTAAAAAACTTAAAGTTCACTCATAA
- a CDS encoding AMP-binding protein — MLESKPWLDIYPKDIPATLHYSQDPVQSYLQKTAERFPDKIGIHFMGKELTYKKLYEEALNFAGYLQEIGISKDDRIAIMLPNTPQAVISYFGILMAGGIVVQTNPLYTERELEYQMKDSGAKAIITLDILYPRVSKIMPQTDLQHIIVTAIKDYLPFPKNLAYPFIQKKQYGIVVKVKHEGSTHLFTEIVKMKPKKLTTYEVNPEEDIALLQYTGGTTGSPKGVMLTHKNLISNTAMSEAWLYKAKLGEESMLGIVPFFHVYGMTVCMILSIKMACKMILLPKFDAVTTLKTIHKQRPTLFPGAPTIYIGLLNHPDLKKYDLSSIEACISGSAPLPLEVQDKFEEVTGGKLVEGYGLSEASPVTHSNFLWDVERVKGSIGVPYPDTDVKILSVDTGEPVPIKEIGEIVIKGPQVMKGYWNRPSETEEVLKDGWLYTGDLGYMDDKGYFYVVDRKKDMIIAGGYNIYPREIEEVLYEHPDVLEAVAAGVPDPYRGETVKAYIVLKDGSSVTEEEMNQFARKYLAAYKAPRLYEFRKELPKTAVGKILRRMLVEEEMRKIEEESTKQA; from the coding sequence ATGTTAGAGTCTAAACCGTGGTTAGACATTTATCCGAAAGACATTCCCGCTACACTGCACTACTCCCAAGATCCTGTTCAAAGTTACTTGCAAAAAACAGCGGAAAGGTTTCCAGATAAGATTGGGATTCATTTCATGGGAAAAGAGTTAACCTACAAGAAACTTTATGAAGAAGCCTTGAATTTTGCAGGGTATTTACAGGAAATAGGTATCTCAAAAGATGACCGAATTGCCATCATGCTCCCAAATACTCCGCAGGCTGTCATAAGTTATTTTGGTATTCTGATGGCAGGCGGAATTGTTGTACAGACCAATCCTTTATATACGGAACGTGAGCTTGAATACCAAATGAAGGATTCCGGAGCAAAGGCCATCATCACATTAGATATCCTCTACCCCCGTGTATCGAAAATCATGCCGCAGACTGATTTACAGCATATTATTGTAACCGCTATCAAAGATTACCTGCCATTCCCGAAAAATCTTGCCTATCCTTTCATCCAGAAAAAACAATATGGAATCGTCGTAAAAGTAAAACATGAAGGAAGTACCCATCTGTTCACAGAAATTGTAAAAATGAAACCGAAGAAATTAACCACGTATGAAGTCAATCCTGAAGAGGACATTGCGTTACTTCAGTATACTGGGGGAACAACCGGTTCTCCAAAGGGAGTCATGCTTACCCACAAAAACTTAATTTCAAATACAGCAATGAGTGAAGCCTGGTTATACAAAGCGAAATTGGGTGAAGAATCGATGCTGGGAATTGTCCCCTTTTTCCATGTCTATGGAATGACAGTTTGCATGATTTTATCGATAAAGATGGCATGTAAAATGATTCTATTGCCTAAATTTGATGCTGTAACCACTTTGAAAACGATTCACAAACAGCGGCCAACCTTATTTCCTGGGGCACCAACCATTTATATTGGATTATTAAACCATCCGGATTTGAAAAAATATGACCTTTCTTCTATTGAAGCCTGTATCAGTGGCTCAGCACCACTTCCACTCGAGGTTCAGGACAAATTTGAAGAAGTTACAGGTGGTAAGCTTGTAGAGGGGTATGGCTTATCAGAAGCTTCTCCGGTTACCCATTCCAACTTCTTGTGGGATGTAGAACGAGTGAAGGGAAGCATTGGCGTACCTTATCCCGATACGGATGTCAAAATCCTTTCAGTCGATACAGGTGAGCCTGTACCAATAAAAGAAATAGGAGAAATTGTAATCAAGGGACCGCAAGTGATGAAGGGCTACTGGAATCGGCCTTCAGAAACCGAGGAAGTCTTAAAAGATGGCTGGCTATATACTGGTGACCTTGGGTATATGGATGATAAAGGTTATTTTTACGTCGTTGACCGTAAAAAAGATATGATTATTGCAGGTGGATATAATATTTATCCACGAGAAATAGAAGAAGTTTTATATGAACATCCAGATGTGCTTGAGGCAGTTGCGGCCGGGGTGCCAGACCCATACCGCGGAGAAACAGTCAAAGCCTACATCGTTTTAAAAGATGGTTCATCTGTGACAGAAGAAGAAATGAATCAATTTGCAAGAAAATATTTGGCTGCCTATAAAGCACCAAGGCTATATGAATTTAGAAAAGAATTGCCTAAAACAGCCGTTGGAAAAATTTTAAGAAGAATGCTTGTAGAAGAAGAGATGAGAAAAATAGAAGAAGAAAGTACAAAGCAGGCCTAA
- a CDS encoding TetR/AcrR family transcriptional regulator, with amino-acid sequence MKKSKPKYMQIIDAAVIAIAENGYHQAQVSKIAKQAGVADGTIYLYFKNKEDILISLFEEKMGNFIEKIDNMIAGKGTAAEKLLKMIEAHFSMLYEDHHLAIVTQLELRQSNKELRLRINNVLKGYLKVIDKVLIEGKETGEFSNDLDIRLARQMIFGTIDETATSWVMNEEKYDLLALASPVHRLLINGIGGR; translated from the coding sequence ATGAAAAAGAGTAAGCCGAAATATATGCAGATCATTGATGCAGCAGTGATTGCTATTGCTGAAAATGGCTACCATCAAGCACAGGTTTCGAAAATTGCGAAACAGGCTGGGGTAGCAGATGGCACCATTTATCTGTACTTTAAGAACAAAGAAGACATCCTAATCTCTCTCTTTGAAGAAAAAATGGGAAATTTCATTGAAAAAATAGATAACATGATTGCAGGAAAAGGGACGGCGGCAGAGAAATTATTAAAGATGATAGAAGCTCATTTCAGTATGCTCTATGAGGATCATCACTTAGCAATTGTCACGCAGCTAGAGCTCCGTCAATCCAATAAGGAATTGAGACTCCGCATCAACAACGTTCTAAAAGGATATTTAAAGGTAATTGATAAGGTGCTAATTGAAGGCAAAGAAACCGGTGAGTTTTCAAATGACCTTGATATTCGCCTTGCCCGACAAATGATTTTTGGAACGATTGATGAAACGGCAACATCATGGGTAATGAATGAAGAAAAGTATGATTTACTTGCATTGGCATCACCAGTTCATCGGCTTTTAATCAATGGAATTGGAGGCCGGTAA
- a CDS encoding DUF350 domain-containing protein yields the protein MDQFWENEYIQIAAYYSVVILCMIVFLAIFEVVTKYKNWVEIKNGNISVAMATGGKIFGVANIFRHTIEAHNSLLNMIGWGIYGFTLLLIGYFIFEFLTPKFKIDEEIQKDNRAVGLISMVISIGLSYVIGAGI from the coding sequence ATGGACCAGTTTTGGGAGAACGAATACATTCAAATAGCTGCCTATTATAGTGTTGTTATTTTATGTATGATTGTTTTTTTAGCCATCTTTGAAGTAGTAACGAAGTATAAAAATTGGGTGGAAATAAAAAATGGAAATATTTCTGTTGCGATGGCTACCGGCGGGAAAATATTTGGTGTAGCTAATATTTTTCGCCATACTATTGAGGCACATAATTCCTTACTTAACATGATTGGCTGGGGAATATATGGTTTTACGCTTTTATTAATTGGCTATTTTATTTTCGAATTTTTAACACCAAAATTCAAGATTGACGAAGAAATTCAAAAAGACAATCGTGCAGTGGGGCTGATTTCCATGGTCATTTCAATTGGATTATCCTATGTCATTGGGGCAGGAATTTAG
- a CDS encoding electron transfer flavoprotein subunit beta/FixA family protein — protein sequence MNIYVLMKRTFDTEEKITISGGKINEDGAEFIINPYDEYAIEEAIQVRDAKGGEVNVISVGNEETEKQLRTALAMGADKAVLINTEDDVENGDQFTTAKILAEYLKDKEVDLIIGGNVAIDGGTGQVGPRVAELLNIPYVTTITKLEIDGTNVTVTRDVEGDSEVIETSLPLLVTAQQGLNEPRYPSLPGIMKAKKKPLEELELDDLDLEEEDVEAKTKTIEIYLPPKKEAGKVLAGDLNDQVKELVQLLHTEAKVI from the coding sequence ATGAACATTTATGTATTAATGAAAAGAACCTTTGATACAGAGGAAAAGATTACGATTTCAGGCGGCAAAATCAATGAAGACGGTGCAGAATTTATTATCAATCCATACGACGAATATGCGATTGAAGAAGCGATTCAAGTCCGTGATGCAAAGGGTGGAGAAGTGAATGTTATTTCTGTAGGGAATGAAGAAACAGAAAAACAATTGCGTACAGCCCTTGCAATGGGTGCAGATAAAGCTGTTCTAATTAATACTGAAGATGATGTGGAAAACGGTGACCAATTTACAACTGCTAAAATCCTTGCCGAATATCTAAAGGATAAAGAAGTTGATTTAATTATTGGTGGAAATGTGGCTATTGACGGTGGAACAGGACAAGTAGGACCAAGAGTAGCCGAACTCCTCAATATTCCGTATGTAACTACCATTACGAAACTCGAAATTGATGGAACAAATGTGACTGTTACTCGTGACGTTGAAGGTGATTCAGAAGTCATTGAAACAAGCCTTCCACTTTTAGTTACAGCACAACAAGGGCTTAATGAGCCGCGCTATCCATCTTTACCTGGAATTATGAAAGCGAAGAAAAAGCCGCTTGAGGAATTAGAATTAGATGATCTTGATCTTGAAGAAGAGGATGTAGAAGCAAAAACTAAAACAATTGAAATTTATTTGCCGCCTAAAAAAGAGGCTGGAAAGGTCTTAGCTGGCGATTTAAATGATCAGGTTAAAGAACTTGTTCAACTTCTTCATACTGAAGCAAAAGTAATCTAA
- a CDS encoding endonuclease MutS2 → MQERALKVLEFTKVKEQLLNHASSSLGMEKIKNLMPSIDFDEVVALQAETDEAATVLRIKGNVPLSGVYDIRAHVKRSIIGGVLSPQELVQIASTIHASRQMKRFIEEIAAERTELPILSEQVERIIPLTNLEQAIKYAIDESGEVLDGASELLRSLRHQLRSNEARVREKLESMIRSSNASKMLSDAIVTIRNDRFVIPVKQEYRGHYGGIIHDQSSSGQTLFIEPQVIVQLNNQLQDIRVKEQLEIERILSELSAQAAEHESELQVIVAVLANLDFIFAKARYGKQMKASMPIMNHEGRIALYKARHPLIPIDEVVANDIMLGKDYTTIVITGPNTGGKTVTLKTLGLCSLMAQAGLQVPAYDGSELAVFDAIYADIGDEQSIEQSLSTFSSHMVNIVDILNKVDFNSLVLFDELGAGTDPQEGAALAISILDEVHRRGARVIATTHYPELKAYGYNREGVLNASVEFDVETLSPTYKLLLGVPGRSNAFEISKRLGLNDRVIQSARSHVSEDTNQIDKMIASLEESKRQAEKEQEEARDFLKQAEMLHKDLQKQMMEFYEKKDSMLEKAAEKAEEIVEEAKTEAEKVIRDLRKMRTEKHADIKEHELIDAKKRLEEAAPEIKKSAKLTNKKNKTHTYMPGDEVKVLTFGQKGTLVERVSENEWQVQIGILKMKVKEKDMEYMSTPKQVETKPIAIVKGRDSYVKLELDLRGERYEDALLKVEKYIDDALLSSYPRVSIIHGKGTGALRQGVQEYLKNHRSVKKIRFGEAGEGGSGVTIVEFK, encoded by the coding sequence ATGCAAGAAAGAGCATTAAAAGTATTAGAATTCACCAAAGTGAAGGAACAGCTGTTAAACCATGCTTCTTCTTCACTTGGTATGGAAAAAATAAAGAACTTGATGCCATCAATTGATTTTGATGAAGTGGTTGCACTTCAAGCAGAAACAGATGAGGCTGCCACTGTCTTACGTATAAAAGGGAATGTCCCACTATCAGGGGTTTATGATATTCGTGCTCATGTAAAACGGTCGATCATTGGGGGTGTTCTTAGCCCACAAGAGTTGGTCCAAATTGCCAGCACCATTCATGCCAGTCGACAGATGAAACGTTTTATTGAGGAGATTGCTGCTGAGAGAACCGAGCTTCCAATCTTATCCGAACAAGTGGAGCGAATTATCCCCCTTACAAACCTAGAGCAAGCTATCAAATATGCCATCGATGAAAGTGGAGAAGTATTAGATGGAGCAAGCGAACTTTTACGTTCCTTAAGACATCAGCTTCGCTCGAATGAAGCGAGGGTACGGGAAAAATTAGAAAGTATGATTCGTTCCTCCAATGCAAGTAAAATGCTTTCCGATGCGATTGTTACCATTCGTAATGACAGGTTTGTTATTCCTGTTAAGCAGGAGTACCGCGGCCATTACGGTGGGATTATCCATGACCAAAGTTCATCCGGACAAACCTTATTTATTGAGCCCCAAGTGATTGTGCAGTTAAATAATCAATTGCAGGATATTCGGGTCAAGGAACAACTAGAAATTGAACGGATCCTTTCCGAACTTTCCGCGCAAGCAGCAGAGCATGAAAGTGAGCTGCAGGTGATTGTTGCCGTGTTAGCAAATTTGGATTTTATTTTTGCAAAAGCTAGATATGGCAAACAAATGAAAGCTTCCATGCCGATTATGAATCATGAGGGAAGAATTGCCTTATATAAGGCGAGACATCCATTAATTCCAATCGATGAAGTCGTTGCCAATGACATTATGCTTGGGAAAGACTACACGACGATTGTCATTACCGGACCGAATACAGGGGGAAAAACGGTAACTTTAAAAACGCTAGGATTGTGTTCCTTAATGGCTCAGGCGGGATTACAAGTGCCTGCCTATGACGGGTCAGAACTAGCTGTCTTTGATGCGATTTATGCGGATATTGGTGATGAACAGTCGATTGAACAAAGCCTAAGTACGTTTTCATCACATATGGTCAATATTGTCGACATTTTAAATAAAGTGGACTTTAACAGCCTTGTTTTGTTTGATGAGCTTGGTGCAGGAACGGATCCTCAGGAAGGTGCGGCACTAGCCATCTCTATATTAGATGAAGTGCATAGAAGAGGTGCGAGGGTAATCGCAACGACACACTACCCTGAATTAAAAGCCTATGGCTACAACCGGGAAGGCGTACTAAACGCCAGTGTGGAGTTTGATGTAGAGACATTAAGTCCAACGTATAAATTGCTGTTAGGCGTCCCAGGGAGAAGTAATGCCTTTGAGATTTCAAAACGATTAGGACTTAATGATCGAGTCATACAATCGGCGCGTTCACATGTTAGCGAGGATACGAATCAAATCGATAAAATGATTGCTTCCTTAGAGGAAAGCAAACGGCAAGCAGAGAAAGAACAAGAGGAAGCCCGCGATTTCTTGAAGCAAGCAGAGATGCTGCATAAAGATTTGCAAAAGCAAATGATGGAATTTTACGAGAAGAAAGACTCCATGCTGGAAAAAGCGGCTGAAAAAGCGGAAGAGATTGTAGAAGAGGCTAAGACGGAGGCAGAGAAGGTTATTCGGGACCTCCGCAAAATGAGAACGGAAAAGCATGCGGACATTAAAGAGCATGAATTAATTGATGCGAAAAAGCGTCTTGAAGAAGCAGCTCCGGAAATTAAGAAATCAGCGAAGCTGACCAATAAGAAAAATAAGACGCATACCTATATGCCTGGAGATGAAGTAAAAGTCCTTACCTTTGGCCAAAAAGGCACACTTGTCGAACGTGTGTCTGAAAATGAATGGCAGGTTCAGATCGGGATCTTGAAGATGAAGGTCAAGGAGAAGGATATGGAGTATATGAGCACGCCGAAGCAAGTGGAGACAAAACCAATTGCTATTGTAAAAGGGCGGGACTCATATGTTAAACTAGAACTAGACCTTCGCGGTGAGAGATATGAAGATGCTTTATTAAAAGTAGAAAAGTATATTGATGATGCCCTTCTATCAAGTTATCCACGCGTATCCATCATCCATGGGAAAGGGACTGGGGCCTTAAGGCAGGGAGTTCAGGAGTATTTAAAAAATCATCGTTCCGTTAAAAAAATTCGCTTTGGAGAAGCTGGAGAAGGCGGGTCTGGCGTTACCATAGTAGAATTTAAATAA
- a CDS encoding enoyl-CoA hydratase has protein sequence MEYLKWSNQNRIATITIQRPPANALSSGLLRELSAVLDEIEPNRDIRVIVIHGEGRFFSAGADIKEFTTVTSSEGFANLGKFGQDLFDRMEKFPKPIIAAIHGAALGGGLELAMACHIRLVSENAKLGLPELQLGLIPGFAGTQRLPKYVGVARAAEMLFTSEPITGVEAVQYGLANHAYPESEVLEQAYILAEKIAKKSPGSISATIQLLNFAKTEEFYEGSQKEAELFGQVFVSNDAKEGIQAFLEKREPHFKGE, from the coding sequence TTGGAATACTTAAAGTGGTCTAATCAAAATCGTATTGCTACCATTACGATTCAACGTCCTCCGGCAAACGCCCTTTCATCAGGTTTATTAAGGGAACTGTCGGCGGTACTTGACGAAATTGAACCGAACCGTGATATACGTGTTATTGTTATTCATGGTGAAGGACGCTTTTTTTCAGCAGGTGCCGATATTAAGGAATTTACGACAGTTACTTCTTCAGAAGGCTTTGCTAACCTTGGGAAGTTTGGACAAGATTTATTTGATCGCATGGAGAAATTTCCTAAACCTATTATCGCAGCTATTCATGGGGCCGCTCTTGGCGGTGGATTAGAGCTTGCAATGGCATGCCATATCCGCCTTGTCAGTGAGAATGCAAAGCTTGGCTTACCTGAATTACAGCTTGGTCTAATTCCAGGATTTGCAGGGACACAGCGTCTTCCTAAATATGTAGGTGTGGCAAGGGCAGCTGAAATGCTGTTCACTTCTGAGCCTATTACAGGCGTAGAGGCAGTCCAATATGGGCTGGCTAATCATGCGTACCCAGAAAGCGAAGTATTAGAGCAAGCCTACATACTTGCAGAAAAAATTGCTAAGAAAAGTCCTGGCTCCATCAGTGCAACGATTCAATTATTGAATTTTGCCAAGACGGAAGAATTTTATGAAGGTTCACAGAAAGAAGCAGAGCTGTTTGGTCAAGTTTTTGTTTCTAATGATGCAAAAGAAGGGATCCAAGCCTTTCTTGAAAAAAGAGAGCCACATTTTAAAGGTGAATAA